A segment of the Bactrocera neohumeralis isolate Rockhampton chromosome 3, APGP_CSIRO_Bneo_wtdbg2-racon-allhic-juicebox.fasta_v2, whole genome shotgun sequence genome:
ACAGTGGAAGAAGTGGAGCAACTGCGCGCTGGCAAAGGTACGCGCCCGcgtctttgtgtgtgtgtgcgaaggAGTTTTTTGTTTGCCTTTTATGCCGTAATGACAGCGCGTCAACACCAAGCCgctgtgcatgtgtatgtatgttgttgttgtagtgaaaGTTGGCGGTGTGGCAGGCACACCTAGCGCGCTGACACACCTCTCTGCGCTAAAGCCGAGCGCTACAGAATACTTTTACACGTTTTCCGTTGTAAAAACTCACTTTGCTTTAAAAACTCGAAATAtgtgttgtcgttgttgttaatttaattttatttgatgtttTCAATTTCTACACCGCGTTTCACTTGAGTTCCCGAACGTTTTTCGCTGTGCAAGTTGAAGTTTGCGCTAGcacgcctaaatgtatgctacacAAATGACCTTAAAAGCGTAGAAAAATGTCACAacacaaagcaacaacacaatatGTGGCACTGGCACTGCAACGACACAGCGTTGCTCCAGCGCGCTCGGGCAACGCGGAAGCAGCGCCGCATGAGTGCTTAGTTGTTGGAGCAAGCGCTGGCGAAATCaccaatttatattttattgccaaAGGCGAAAACTACAAGAAAACTTTCACCACGAGCGAAAAAATCAGCGACTTATTGGTTTGGCAGTGATTTCGTTCGATTCGTGTGAATTATGCATGCACACGGCCGAcgatttccaaaaaaaggaCATTACATCGCAGAACCGCttgttgtgtgtgtgtcacACACTGctgcagcaaaaaaaatattgagactATACAGCTTGAGTGCGCATACACTTAGCAACTTTATTTCGTTTAACTTTTTCACTGCACCACTTGAGTATTGCATACTTTAGGGCGTTTCGCCACATTTCACATACAGAAAGTACTCGAGCACTTTTTCACACAACGCAAAACCGTACATTTTTCCGTGCTTCCGCTTTCGCAGCACAACTTTTAACACACTCCACGAGAAATACtatgaaatttgattatttttgcgACGAATTTTCACCACATACTACAAAAGCGCTTTCCCAAGCGCTGCGCTCAAGCGACGCAGGCTTCGTGGTCGCATGGATCTACGGCAAAGGCAGAGCTGGAATTATGTGATAGATACTCGCCGTGGCAGTTGCAAGCAGGCAAGCGAACTCGTTGGCCGAACCAAAAGCTgtgcgcatgtatgtgtgtgcgttgctTAGTGCAGGATATGGAGCACACTCATACCagcgcgcacacaaacacacacacacgagtcCATAGTAGAATAGAAGTAAGGCAGATAACCAAATTGAAATAGCAATATCGAGTAAACGTAGTGCttcacaaccacacacacacacacatacaaacacgttAGGCACACATTCGGCCCGTTAAACTCCCCAACACAACGAAACACCGCGAGCATTTCCTTAAAAAGCGCATACAATGAAATTTGTTGGCCCGGTCCTCGCAACTGTTGGCTGCCGTCGTGCCTGCTTGCCTGAAgacacactaacacacacacacacacatacaagcatagAGAAATACGCCAAGGCATAGGACAACAGAGAAATACATGAAACAAAAGCGCAGAAAAAAGGAAACAAGCGAAACTTGCACATGCTGAATACAGGAAGCTTTTCTATGTgtcacagcacacacacacgcgtgcAATGCTTGGTGCCCAATGCAATTTACTCTTGGGCGCATCCATGAAATGAGCAATCAATAGCGCGATAGCAACAGTCGTCCGTTTGTGTTAAGTGTGTATGTGAATGCTTCACAAGAGAGTGTGAAAGCTTTTGTGTTGCGTGAGAGCGTGTTTATGGGAGCGTATACGGAGCGGGAGTGAACGCGCGCGCAGGACTTGTAACAAAAGCTTTTGTGTCAATAAATAAAAGGAGAATGCAATAAATGTCAGCACAGAAGGGAATAAAGTGTATTTGCagcaaaagctttttaaaaagctGCGCACAATAAAGCTTAGAAAAGCGCTGAAGTTGCTGTTGGTGGGCTTAGTGTTACGGAGTTGCTATAAATTCCACatgttgcaataaaatatgtactGTTATTTGCATTAGGAGGTTGTATTCACTTGCAAGTCAGAAAAATACGtcgtttttgcaattttttgaacTAGATACAGTTCAATATAAACGATTCCTTACAACCGACAGAAAACATTCTTGAAgtatttcgaggaatggtgccgagttgacagtccttagctggaataaaaatccgggtcgCTGCCGGTTACTTAGATCCGCTTGTCATGGGAACGGTTCTGATTACCCTAATCGCTTGGTTTGTATGGCATATTTATGCTATAGGTAACCGATCTGAAGATTTTCTTTGGAGCTTGCACCTTGGCCTTCGACAATAAGCCATGCCTAGTTTGATGAAGATATTTCgtaaaattgaaaatctttccatataaggacttttatcggaacgttcagtttgtatggcggctatatgctatagtggctcgatatcggcggtttcaaCAATCAGCTGATTGGAGAGATAAATAATTAGTTCGCGTATGTACAGACAAAAGGACGGACGgatcaattatatataatatgtatacattttattgGGTGTCTGAcctttccttctgggtgttacaaacatagCGGCTAACTTAATATAGCCTGTATATAAAAACCTACTAGTTTTGGATTGTGCAGCCGATCTCCAAGAGGACCACCGACTCGTTCCCATgccagtcgggtctacgtaaccggaacggacccagaTTTTCATCCGGCCAAAGACTGCCAACTCGGCAGGACCACCGAAAAGAAGTATCTGCCGGTAAGAGACAATTTCTTGCTTAGAATTTTctcaaatcaaaaattcaataaatttattgttaccACAGATGAATACTGGCAACGAAcggaaaaaaatcgaaattttgatttttgagaaAATGGTGGCTTTCCAAAAGAAAACTTGACTTAAAAAATcgtaattgttaataaaaatctttttacgTAGATCATTACCTGGCAAATATAGCTAAGAGTGTCGCGTGAAAACCTAAAGCCTATCTTTAGGACCGACTTGAAAaccgtttttcgaaaaaacggGTCTAAAGTTTTGGGAGTCAATTACATTGAGTTAAAGAATTCTTCCATTAAACTCATATCTTCGAAACTATTTGACGACTTAAACAAAACATAATATCAAATTTTTGGAATACACAAGTGTATATAATCTCTTAAGGAGTTACACGGGGATAACaggtttcaaaaatcgattttttttattatcttattaaattcgaCAGCTCCTCTAGATTATTGTCCCAAATTTTCACGTTGATTCGAGTAATACGAGACAGACatacagccttgaaaacttGTACGCTCGAGGCTatctaggctaagtgcgccgttgactggcaagatttctcgagaactactcaacagatttttaatgaaattttacacatgtttttgagatataattcttaaagacttggatgaagtAGTTTTTTCGATTAcgactatttgaaaaaaaatgtcgcgaatttttcactgaaattttaatttttttgtaaaaatgtctgctaaaaaaacaattttcagttCTTTTCTTTCCTCCatgttctaagttaaggtttttaactaaaacatatattatattttaacttttgatGATCTTGTCAgaagttattttcaaaattttgagaatttctttgttaatagtgtacatttgtaacaagaaaaaattctaataaaatatttcattgttttactaAAGTAAACCCATGTAATCACTTAATGGGTTGCAAGAATTtccaaaattccaaaaaatataaaaactgaaatattttattaaaacttttcataATTCCAAATATTGACATTTCACAAAGATTTCTTGATATTTTCAAAGGCAAATATGTTATTCTTAAACACAATAGATAACATTATTCATCAAAAGTGGTATTGCCTGGAATCTCGATACTTTATGGTATTTTTCTTAAAGCATTGCCACCGATTCATTTGTGAGGAAGTGTTATTAcggatttatataaaaaaattcaagccGCCCTTGAAATTTTTCCTCGAAGCCACTTCTTTACATTACATTAAAGTATGTAGATgtgtattttatatgcatattaacGGTAATTCAATTTGCAGCTTCAATTTAGAGTGAATCAATGTTGACACCTGAAACTCATTTTAATTTCACAGCAGCCGAGACTGAAGCGATTCTCCGCTAATCCAATTGCATATGTAAACAAATGCGTGTCACCGAAGCTGAGCAAGCAGCGCTCGCGTGTAGTTGCAAAAGCTGGGTTGCTggctagtatacatatatacatacatactagatTTACGTACATCCTTGCTAAATCCACAATATATCCCGATACTTACTGCCACTTCTGCAGCATGAATTCTAACAAATGCAGATATGTGATATCACCTGATGGTGTGTGGATTTTTAAAGGCAACCTGAGCACATTGCTCACAGGAACAAATGAAtcgatatatataaatgtatgttacATGGGATCGTATGTTCATTGCTGTTTTAAAGTGTCCTTTCATGTGGCAACCACAGCTTCCGCTGTTGACTTTGGGTGAATGTATTTttactgtttgatttgtatgctTGTATTAGTGTGTTCTCAAAGACTTTGGTGCCTCATGAAAGAGTGTGATTTTGATGTATGATATCTGTTAATGTATATGGGTCTCAACCATATTAGTTGACTATTggctatttaaaaaagaaaaaaaacaggtTTACACATTCTGTAAAGGCTGATGATAGTCCATAAGATAATCCAACAATTGAACTGCTTTTCATATAACCATCCATTTGGGCATATAAATATCATATAGAAGGGTTGCCTTTTAATTTTCGGTATacgagaacaaaaacaaattttattcatcGAAACATTCTCCAGACAGATTGCAAtactagggttgccaaatctcaagatataaacaaaatattttggaattttttctcaattttaataacgatagtaaattaaaatttgaaactgcGTAATGAACGGAAAAAATACATAAGtccacatatttatataaagcaCAGTGATGACGACTCTTCTCCACTGAAAATTCTCGGCAGAAAGTGTGATATTTCTAACAAATATGATATGTCTCTGTGCCAATAATTTTCCTATGATCGTTGATCGAGTATATAACACCTTCTCAGATAAAGTTAgttcttatttcaaaaatactgCTGAAACCGAAATATTATCTATCAATGATTAATTTTACAAAGTTGCGGTCAAAAATTCAATGCGTGAGCTcgtaaaaatgttcaaaaaagtTCTAGTGTAAGCATAACGACACGCTTTGCGATCCTGTAACAATTACAgatttcgaatatattttaaagctttGTCAGAATCGGTTcaagatttataaataaacgCTACCTTTGCGAAAATATGCTTAAAGGTGAattatcaaatgtgaatatTGAACGCTGACCCAGGTTTGGAGCTCGATATCTCAATATCCTTTAGTGCAATTTATtcctatatttatatacatatatcaggcAGAAGTTTCAAttcaagtgaaaaaataaatggccGAAAAATGTACGTATCGAATGTaataatcgaaattgagttttttattgcttacgattcgcTCATGTTATACATATGcagctaaaaatttaaaaaataaaaataaaaaaagttcaaatgtATAAAATACAATTTAGGGCAGATATCTTTCTATAACCtccttatttaattaaattttcttactaCTTTTACAACAAGGTTTTTTTGGCAGCAAAGTTTATATAACACTGCATTCGACTCACATCATTAATTATATGCTACTAAACTAAGTATGTCTTCATCATTTTGTGTATGTTTATACACACCCTTCCCCACCTAGCAATGCTTGTAAAATGACGCCTCTCTTTTTACATGTCGAATTTTGTATCTCATTAATTAATTCACTTTTAATTAAGATTACTTCATTAGTGTTGGTCCATAGGCTCCACAGGTCGGTGTGAACCACCTGtagctttattgttgttgctgttaattatttttggcgTTGAGGCGCTTGTTAGTGGAGTTAGAAAGACTTTGTGTTGTTTgtgcgatttaaaaaaaaatgtatatataatttttacgtttttatgaaacaaaaaggaaaacataGTTCATTCGTCTATATTAATGTGGTTGCCTTCAATATACAAATAGTCCCCATTCGATATTATGCTCTCACTTAATTACTAGCGGTTCTCCAATCGTCGAAACACGAATATGGAGGCTGGAGCCATCGTTACTGTATTAATTTTGGCCAAGAACTCAAACAAAAAGCACGCTTAACCTTGGCGTTTGCTACAGACAAAGTAAGCAATGAATACGGCCAAAAGTTGTATCACACTCCAGtgacatgtatgtatgtcaacatAATAAAAGCCcgctaaattttaaaatttctgttatTTTCTTAGTACGATTGAAGTCATGATTTCTACATAAACTGCTTATATTTCAGGAATTGCCATCACTCCAAGAAGACGCGAGATAagatattacatatgtatgtatccccGAGCTAtcttttcagagaatatttttgtgTGATTCTCAGTTCTTTCCGAAACACTGAATATGTGTGGTACAGTCACTCACTAGGGCCGAACGCTACTATTCATTATATCTAGTGGTTAAGCGGTTACAAGGATTTTGTAGGTAAAAAATGCATGTTTTcaccaataattttttcatgtaataaataaatttatttatcaacatttgaAAAGTGTTCTgcgaatttttcataataatttttggaaattcagCCATTGGCAGTTGGTCTTCGAAGGCATTGCCCACAAACGTCCTCGCGGCGGTCAACCGCGATGATATAGGTCTAATTTTTACCACAAATTGCcttgaaaaaattagttgaaatcgaaaaaaataccTTCGATCAATCACGAGGTCAATTCTATTTAGAAGAACTGTGAAAATTTTCTAGCAGATCGCTTCACTAGTTTCTGAGACCAACGACTTTGAAAACGATGTTTCGAGAAAACCCCGAATAAACATTGAATCCGATCGGGCTGCCCTAACGGGCCGCTTTCCCAAAAGATTTCCTATACTTTCGTTGCGATTGCCTTGAAACTTAGGGAAAACTACTCtagacatattaaaaaaatttaaatgattttttggaaatttcgaaattcacaTAATATTTACGGTTGTTTATGGTGAGATCTTCGCCATCCAAGAATTATTCTAATAAGTGTATCAATTGTTTTTTAACCTATaagaatgaagaaaaaattaaattcttcaaCACCTCTGCCAGCAAACCACCTAACCCTatataaacaattgaaatgaactcaacgaaaagaaaaattttgttttttgtgcgcttaatttttttataacaatacttatatatctaaataaatataaattaataataaatttaatttccataACCATCATTGTCGCCAAAAGTAATGTCGCCTTTGTTGTCCTTGTCTGTGTTATTAGTTTTTGTACATTTCGTCATTAAGTAAGTCCTCCTTTTCATACGAGAAATGCGCAATCTCTTGGAGATTTCCTTGGAATCTTTCGTATAAACATGCTTGCTCCCGTTTTTGTCTAATTTATCTTATAATGTCATGTAGCGCAGCGCTTTGTCCAACATCTCCAAGTCGCTGGGCTTTTCCGGTTCTTCCTCGACCACGACGTGCTTCTTCATTTTGCGTATATAGCGTAAGGCGAAACGCTTGTACTTCTGCTTGATGAACTCGTGGAAATCGTGCTCTTCATGCTCCTTGCTGACATTGAGATTGGAGGCAGCTTTCTTGATGCGTACTATTTCCTCAGGTTGCTCTTTTTGTTGATTCTTTAAGATCTCGCGCCTCAGCAGTAAAGCAAGTATGCGTGAGCCGGTCGAAACTTTCGGCTTCTCGGCCAACGCGTTCGTGCGTGCACGAAATGGTTTCTGTTGTGGCGTGTCAGCTAGTGGGTATATGCCAGACTCTTCAGAATCCGAACCGGAATTGTCACCCTTCAGTGGTTTCGGTGATGGGGCGAATAGCAGGCGTGGTTTTTTCGCCATACTAACTGGTGTGCGATCCGGGCTTGCGTTGGCATCGCTGAAGTAAGTCTCTTCCTCGTCCGAGGATCTGCGCATTGAGATCGGACGTTTTGGCTGCAGTTCTTGGCGTTCGATTGGCGATTCTGGTTGCGGTTTGCGGTTACGTTGCGGTGTTTCTTTCGCGATACGTAAAGTACGCAGTTCCTCATGCAGTGATGATGTGGGACTTGGCATGCAGCCCATATTGCTTGGCTTTGTGGCGATTTGCAGTGAGTTCTCCAGTATTGTGCGTGTCTCACGTATTTGCTCCTCGAAGTGCTGACGACGTTGACGCACTTTGCGATTCAGATTTTCTATAGTCTCCAAGTTCTCGACGAAGAGCGATAGATCCTCCTTGGAGAAGTATGCTGTGTTGACGCGAAATTCAGATGACGAATGGAAAACCGGTATGGAGAAGAAACTGGCGTTTTGTTGCGTGGCCATTTCTTCAGTTGTTATTTCTTCACGTTCGTTTCGCaaacaaatttgttaataaattttagaattatttctTATACTTTTTTGCTCTGGTCGTGTTGTTTAGATTGCAACGATATTCTAGCGAATGCTGATCTCTGCCTCACGGCACGCACCTTTTATAGCCAAAGTTGGGCACCTGCGCAGGTAGCTAGCTCAAGCTGTCTCGCCGAGGACTTCATTGTTATGACCATACCTTCGGCGCGCCCACCTTTCGCCGCTATCGGCGATCTACCTGTCTCGCCGAACATGCGAATTTCGCAGGCGCGTCGTCGCGTGGGAAATTCCAGGTTGCAATTATCCTTAAGTAGCTCATTAAGCGGGTGCCTTTGTACAAATGTGTCCTCGTGATACATTTTTTACCTTGAATTATGTGATGAGTAGCCCTTTTGTCGTAAACGATGAGATCGGCTTGCGTTCAGCGGTCGCGTATTGTTGCGcccgaaataaatatttttgcatatccTTAAACGGGCGCATAGTCGCTCTTTTACCTGGAAAATTTACCGAGTGTCAAAATTGCAAATCTGTTTATTCAACAATCTTCCTTTCATTTGAGCAATTTCGAATTTCTTACGGTTGCCGGATTTTGCCGCTGGTCAAGTCCTTGAACAAAAGGTGTCAATGCGCGTAATTTACCGTTGCTTTTGTTTCGCGTACAAAATCTCACTTTCCTTTTGTATTTACATGAagtgcttttgttttttgctgctaaCCAATATGTCACGTGCTCAAGGACGGTATTAAAATAAGTTAGTGAGAGATTAGAGTGCAACACTTTGCATTTCTATTATTATGTTTAATGCTATTTGCGATATTAGCAGTAATCTAGCGACAATTTCGTGAGAACTATAATGTTCTAGAACTTCCTAagatggaaattaattttaaagtagATAGGTGTTTGCTGTAATAAAAATCGACTTCAGTCGGTTATATCAAtcgttatttattaaaatcagttttaatTC
Coding sequences within it:
- the LOC126752156 gene encoding uncharacterized protein LOC126752156 is translated as MATQQNASFFSIPVFHSSSEFRVNTAYFSKEDLSLFVENLETIENLNRKVRQRRQHFEEQIRETRTILENSLQIATKPSNMGCMPSPTSSLHEELRTLRIAKETPQRNRKPQPESPIERQELQPKRPISMRRSSDEEETYFSDANASPDRTPVSMAKKPRLLFAPSPKPLKGDNSGSDSEESGIYPLADTPQQKPFRARTNALAEKPKVSTGSRILALLLRREILKNQQKEQPEEIVRIKKAASNLNVSKEHEEHDFHEFIKQKYKRFALRYIRKMKKHVVVEEEPEKPSDLEMLDKALRYMTL